In one window of Nevskiales bacterium DNA:
- the yihA gene encoding ribosome biogenesis GTP-binding protein YihA/YsxC translates to MHTALAQAEFLTSAADARGWPPESGPEVAIAGRSNAGKSSALNALTQRRQLARVSKTPGRTQLINFFALGTHGRLADLPGYGFAQVPPEVRRQWAGMIEGYLRARRSLRGILLVMDARHPLTYFDRQMLDWSAAIGLPCHILLSKADKLSRSAAQKQLAAVRAQLPAQVSAQLFSALDGQGVEDARARLLEWLGLTTA, encoded by the coding sequence ATGCATACCGCCCTCGCCCAGGCCGAATTCCTGACCAGCGCCGCCGATGCGCGCGGCTGGCCGCCCGAGTCCGGCCCCGAGGTCGCGATCGCCGGCCGTTCCAATGCCGGCAAGTCCAGCGCGCTCAATGCCCTCACCCAGCGCCGCCAGCTGGCGCGCGTGAGCAAGACGCCCGGACGCACGCAGCTGATCAACTTCTTCGCCCTGGGCACCCACGGCCGCCTGGCCGACCTGCCGGGTTATGGTTTTGCGCAGGTGCCGCCCGAGGTCAGGCGCCAGTGGGCCGGCATGATCGAGGGTTATCTGCGCGCGCGCCGCAGCCTGCGCGGCATCCTGCTGGTGATGGATGCGCGCCATCCGCTGACGTACTTCGACCGGCAGATGCTGGACTGGAGCGCCGCGATCGGCCTGCCCTGCCACATCCTGCTGAGCAAGGCCGACAAGCTCAGCCGCAGCGCAGCGCAGAAACAGCTGGCCGCGGTGCGCGCGCAGCTGCCCGCCCAGGTCAGTGCCCAGCTGTTCTCCGCCCTCGACGGCCAGGGCGTGGAGGATGCGCGCGCCCGGCTGCTCGAATGGCTCGGGCTTACAACGGCTTAG